TTACCGACCAGTCTGTCCAGGGGTGGTGTGTGATATATATTTTACTCTCTATTTTGGTGTAAAGGTCTACTGGTAATTGCCATTACAGTGCCTAATGTGTGTGGCTTCAGAACTAGGACTTCATGACTAATGCCGGTTTCTATATGTAGATTGGTAAGGGCTCGTTCAAGTTTGCATGGATCTTGGACAAGTTGAAGGCGGAGAGGGAGCGAGGCATAACCATTGACATTTCCCTGTGGAAGTTCCAAACCAACAGGTTCACCATTACTATAATTGATGCCCCAGGACACAGAGACTTCATCAAGAACATGATCACTGGCACATCCCAGGTGTGTCTCAGAAAGCTGCCATGATCTTGGTGCTACTGTGTGGTTCCTAGATGTTAGGAGAGTTGGCCTAAACTAAGTCTGCTCTTATTTCAGGCTGATGTGGCTCTTCTAGTGGTCTCTGCAGCCACAGGGGAGTTTGAAGCTGGGGTGTCCAGAAATGGTCAAACCAGGGAACATGCTCTTCTGGCCTACACCATGGGTGTCAAACAACTTGTCGTATGTGTGAACAAGATGGACCTGACAGAGCCTCCGTACAGTGAGAAGAGATTTGATGAAGTGGTAAAGAATGTGACTCTCTACCTAAAGAAGATTGGATACAACCCAAATTCTATCCCATTTGTACCTGTGTCAGGGTGGACCGGAGAGAACATATCTTCTCCAAGCCAGAAGGTAAGACTCTGTAGAAGCCATGTGGTGTGTGTTCCTCCCCACCCTCCTTTCTGGAAACCAGTGGTACTAATAAGGCCTGTTGCACACGACTGTGGCCGTATTgaggtccgcaatacactgggtgcggaacggaagcactacggagtgctttagAGGTGATGCagcttccattccacaaaaagataaaacttgtcctgtctttttgcggaacgaacagattgcggaccccattcaagtgcctgtgcattgcagactgcaatttgcggtccgcagcacaagtttgtgtgcaagaggcctaaaggtgacTTTCCTATGTTGATTTGGGAGACCTTACTTCACTGGTGTCTTTAGCATGGTTATCTTCTACTTGCTGACTACTCTTCATAAATACGAATATGTTGTGGTCTACTCCTCAGATGGGTTGGTTTAAAGGATGGAAAGTGAAACGAAAAGATGGCTTTACTAAAGGACAATCTCTGCTGGAAGTCATGGATAACCTCATACCTCCCGTCCGACCAGCCAACAAGCCATTACGACTGCCACTGCAAGATGTATATAAGATAGGTGGTAAGCAGTTTGCTACTTGCCAATTTCTAGAAATGCTGGTAGACTGTAGATAGGATTTGGAAATAGTTAACCTTCTAGAATTGAGGGCAGGTGGAAAAAAGGAAATGAGAAACCTCTTTAGAAAACGCTAATTAAAGCTATGTTCCTTTTTATCTAAGGCATTGGCACAGTGCCAGTGGGTAAAGTAGAAACTGGGATCCTTAAACCGGGTATGACCATCTGCTTTGCACCATCAAACTTTACTGCAGAAGTAAAGTCTATAGAGATGCATCATGAGCCTCTCCAGACTGCGTTTCCAGGCTATAACATAGGATTTAATGTCAAAAACATCGCTGTGAAAAGTCTGAAACGGGGAAATGTTGCTGGAAACTCAAAGAGCGATCCACCCACTGAGGCCACAAGCTTCACTGCCCAGGTACATAATGTTCACCAAAATGACAGTTTTTAACGCAGACTAACTTGTGTGGTTGGGAAAGTGATGGTTTGTCTCTCTGTAGGTGATCATTCTGAACCA
This sequence is a window from Bufo gargarizans isolate SCDJY-AF-19 chromosome 5, ASM1485885v1, whole genome shotgun sequence. Protein-coding genes within it:
- the LOC122938269 gene encoding elongation factor 1-alpha; the protein is MTDKGKIHLNVVIIGHVDSGKSTTTGHLIYKCGGFDQRSLEKLEAAAGQIGKGSFKFAWILDKLKAERERGITIDISLWKFQTNRFTITIIDAPGHRDFIKNMITGTSQADVALLVVSAATGEFEAGVSRNGQTREHALLAYTMGVKQLVVCVNKMDLTEPPYSEKRFDEVVKNVTLYLKKIGYNPNSIPFVPVSGWTGENISSPSQKMGWFKGWKVKRKDGFTKGQSLLEVMDNLIPPVRPANKPLRLPLQDVYKIGGIGTVPVGKVETGILKPGMTICFAPSNFTAEVKSIEMHHEPLQTAFPGYNIGFNVKNIAVKSLKRGNVAGNSKSDPPTEATSFTAQVIILNHPGFIKAGYSPVIDCHTAHITCQFSELQEKIDRRSGKKLEDSPYQLKSGDAAIVTMKPIKPFCVERFFDYPPLGRFAARDLKQTVAVGVVKSVERKMSNLARKQAQKPILVT